Genomic segment of Xanthobacter dioxanivorans:
TGGCGCTGGCGTTCCAGGCGAGCTTGAGCGGCCGTAGCGGGCCGGTGGGCGCGGCGCCCTCCGCGGCAGTCAGGCACAGGGGAAAGTCCGGCACGGCCGTCTGCGGCGCGCGCATGAGGCTGGCTGCCAGCACCCGCCCGCCGGCGGCGCCGGCGAGGGTTGCGGTCCCGGCGGCGAGGCCGTAGCGCAGCAGGCTGCGGCGGGTGGTGGATCGGGGGGCGTTTGCGTCGTCGGCAAGGGCAGGGTCGGTCATGGCGGGCTCCTGAAATCACTCGGATGAATGCGAACAGCCCTTGAGGGCGGGCAAAGAGGTCACCAGGTGGCGTCGAGGCCGAGGAGGCCGAGGAGGTGGTGGCGCAGCTCGGCGAGGCGCGGGTCGCCGCGGTGGCGCGGGTAGGGCACGTCCACCGTCACGTCGGCCTTGATGCGGGCCGGCCGCTCGGAGAAGACGATCACCCGCTCGGCGAGGAACAGCGCCTCCTCCACGTCGTGGGTGACGAGGAGGGCGGTGAAGCGGGCGTCCTGCCACAGTTTCAGGATCTCGCCCTGCATGGTGATGCGGGTGAGGCTATCGAGCTTGCCCAAAGGCTCGTCGAGCAGCAGCAGGCGCGGCTCGTTCACCAGCGCGCGGGCGAGCGCCACGCGCTGGGCCATGCCGCCGGAGAGCTGGCGCGGATAGGCGCTGGCGAAGCCCGAAAGACCGACGAGGGAGAGCGCATCGCCCACCCGCCGCCGCTGGGCCTTCAGGAGGCCGCGCGCCTCCAGCCCCAGCGAGACGTTGGCCTCCACGGTCCGCCAAGGATAGAGGGTCGGGTCCTGGAACACGAGGATGCGCGACGGATCGGGCGCTGTGATGGGCGCGCCATCCACCGCGAGGTGGCCGGCACTGGGATGGTCGAGGCCAGCGACGAGGCGCAGCAGCGTGGACTTGCCGCAGCCCGACGGCCCGAGCAGGGCGACGAACGCGCCGGGCTCGGCCGAGAAGCTC
This window contains:
- a CDS encoding ABC transporter ATP-binding protein, with translation MVSAALSLPAAAPGLRLDVEHVSHAFQLEGAPLPVLDDVSFSAEPGAFVALLGPSGCGKSTLLRLVAGLDHPSAGHLAVDGAPITAPDPSRILVFQDPTLYPWRTVEANVSLGLEARGLLKAQRRRVGDALSLVGLSGFASAYPRQLSGGMAQRVALARALVNEPRLLLLDEPLGKLDSLTRITMQGEILKLWQDARFTALLVTHDVEEALFLAERVIVFSERPARIKADVTVDVPYPRHRGDPRLAELRHHLLGLLGLDATW